Proteins encoded in a region of the Flavobacteriales bacterium TMED191 genome:
- a CDS encoding DUF2892 domain-containing protein, translating to MKIFVVNQNGAERVVRLIIACLLIPAYFIIESNLYTLSLSIIGGIALYNSISGNCVIYRIFGVNTCKVK from the coding sequence ATGAAAATATTTGTTGTTAATCAAAACGGTGCTGAAAGAGTGGTGAGATTGATAATAGCATGTCTTTTAATACCCGCTTACTTCATAATCGAATCTAATTTGTATACCCTTTCCTTAAGTATTATCGGGGGGATTGCATTATATAACTCAATTAGTGGTAATTGTGTTATCTACAGAATTTTTGGAGTAAATACTTGCAAAGTAAAATGA